One segment of Campylobacter hominis ATCC BAA-381 DNA contains the following:
- the rpmF gene encoding 50S ribosomal protein L32: protein MAVPKRRVSKTRAAKRRTHYKVSLPIPVKDKDGSWKLPHRINTKTGEY, encoded by the coding sequence ATGGCAGTTCCAAAACGAAGAGTTAGTAAAACTCGTGCAGCAAAAAGACGCACACACTATAAAGTAAGCTTGCCAATTCCTGTTAAAGATAAAGACGGAAGTTGGAAATTACCACATAGAATCAACACTAAAACAGGCGAATACTAG
- the plsX gene encoding phosphate acyltransferase PlsX: MICVAIDAMGGDFGCEPIIEGTIDALKEREFTAFLVGDQAQMEKFVPKEFINRVKFIQSNEIFEMKEGATNVLRHKESSIYKAVELVRSGECQAVVSAGHSGATMSLATLRVGRLKNVARPPIATLMPTSTGTRTLLLDVGANVDCKAEHIFQFGVMGEAYAKEIMGIKEPKIGILSNGEEDGKGNEVTKEAFKLLKKMKNFVGNAEGSQIFDGSMDVIVCDGFVGNIALKSSEGVAHAMNKLIKKEVKKSPLAIAGAVLMKKVFKIVRKNTDYDEYGGAPLLGVKNCVIISHGKSTPKAIKNAIFQALKFSNSNINSVISNELEKFKNE, encoded by the coding sequence ATGATTTGTGTTGCAATAGATGCAATGGGTGGAGATTTCGGCTGTGAGCCGATAATAGAAGGCACAATAGATGCTCTTAAAGAGCGCGAATTTACAGCGTTTTTAGTAGGCGATCAGGCACAAATGGAAAAATTTGTACCAAAAGAGTTTATCAATCGCGTAAAATTCATACAATCGAATGAAATTTTCGAAATGAAAGAAGGCGCTACAAATGTTCTAAGACACAAGGAAAGCAGCATATATAAAGCTGTTGAACTTGTAAGAAGCGGCGAATGTCAAGCTGTAGTTTCAGCAGGACACAGCGGCGCTACAATGAGCTTAGCGACTTTACGCGTCGGCAGACTTAAAAATGTCGCTCGCCCGCCTATTGCAACACTTATGCCAACTTCAACTGGTACACGCACACTTTTACTTGATGTCGGTGCGAATGTAGATTGTAAAGCCGAGCATATTTTTCAATTCGGTGTTATGGGTGAAGCTTATGCCAAAGAAATTATGGGCATAAAAGAACCTAAAATTGGAATTTTATCAAACGGCGAAGAAGACGGCAAAGGAAATGAAGTTACAAAAGAAGCATTTAAGCTTTTAAAAAAAATGAAGAATTTCGTCGGAAATGCTGAAGGAAGTCAAATTTTTGATGGAAGCATGGATGTTATAGTTTGTGACGGATTTGTAGGAAATATAGCCCTAAAATCAAGCGAAGGCGTTGCTCATGCAATGAACAAACTTATAAAAAAAGAAGTTAAAAAATCACCTTTAGCAATCGCCGGGGCGGTGCTTATGAAAAAAGTATTCAAAATAGTGCGAAAAAACACAGACTATGATGAATACGGCGGCGCACCACTTTTGGGAGTTAAAAATTGCGTTATCATAAGTCACGGCAAAAGCACGCCAAAAGCCATAAAAAATGCGATTTTCCAAGCCTTAAAATTTTCAAATTCAAATATCAATTCAGTAATTTCAAACGAACTTGAAAAATTCAAAAACGAGTAG
- a CDS encoding beta-ketoacyl-ACP synthase III, producing MKNAAMLSIGAYVPPYELSNFDLEKMVETSDEWIVKRTGIHTRHIAKNETAGDMAAKAADLAISRSGISKEEIDAIICATITPDFFCMPSTACITAEKLGLNKGITAFDISAACSGFIYLLEIGSALIKSGAKKNVLIIGTEKLSSIVDWKDRATCVLFGDGAGAAVLSCMDNKNNGISKPYGIIDIHTASDGNKAELLMTPTKNSNIKDIADENLGFLHMKGNEVFKIAVQTLSNDVVKILKKNNVKPEEIDLFVPHQANFRIIEAVKNRLNFTDNQCVVTVGKYGNTSSASIPIALNEAYENGRLKNGSLILLDAFGGGFTWGSALIRFGL from the coding sequence ATGAAAAATGCGGCTATGCTTTCAATAGGTGCTTATGTACCGCCATATGAATTATCTAATTTCGATCTTGAAAAAATGGTAGAAACAAGTGATGAATGGATTGTCAAACGAACAGGAATTCACACTCGTCATATAGCAAAAAATGAAACCGCCGGCGATATGGCAGCAAAAGCCGCTGATTTAGCAATTTCTCGTTCCGGAATTTCAAAAGAAGAAATTGACGCGATAATTTGCGCAACTATTACACCGGATTTTTTTTGTATGCCGTCAACAGCCTGTATAACCGCAGAAAAACTTGGATTAAATAAAGGTATAACAGCATTTGATATAAGTGCAGCTTGCTCCGGTTTTATTTATTTGCTTGAAATCGGTTCTGCGTTAATTAAAAGTGGCGCCAAAAAAAATGTCTTGATAATAGGAACTGAAAAATTAAGTTCTATTGTAGATTGGAAAGACCGTGCAACGTGTGTGTTATTTGGAGATGGCGCAGGTGCGGCTGTTTTAAGCTGTATGGATAATAAAAACAATGGAATTTCAAAACCTTACGGCATAATCGACATTCATACGGCAAGCGACGGAAATAAAGCCGAACTTTTAATGACGCCGACAAAAAATTCAAACATAAAAGATATAGCTGATGAAAATTTAGGTTTTTTACATATGAAAGGCAATGAAGTTTTTAAAATTGCCGTGCAAACGCTTTCAAATGATGTAGTTAAAATTTTGAAAAAAAACAATGTAAAACCTGAAGAAATCGATCTTTTTGTTCCGCATCAAGCTAACTTTCGAATCATAGAAGCAGTAAAAAACAGACTAAATTTTACAGATAATCAATGTGTCGTTACAGTCGGCAAATACGGCAATACAAGCTCAGCCTCAATTCCTATAGCGCTAAATGAGGCTTATGAAAACGGACGCCTGAAAAACGGCTCTCTAATTTTGCTTGATGCATTCGGCGGCGGCTTTACTTGGGGTTCGGCGCTTATCAGATTCGGACTTTAA
- a CDS encoding CsgG/HfaB family protein, whose translation MKFKIFLLVLITALLGGCASEKSRAVQTEAVKSAQIPYSGVKMSVSVGRFSNQSSYNNGIFSDGEDRLGNQAQTILISNLQQSGRFSVMDRTNMRALREEATISKKAQNLKGANYVVTGDIVEFGRKTTGDHQLFGILGRGKTQTAYSKVTLNLVNVTTSEVVFTASGAGEYELSNREVIGFGGTAGYDSTLNGKVLSLAIREAVDNLAVGVENSGLLK comes from the coding sequence ATGAAATTTAAAATCTTTTTATTGGTGCTCATAACTGCACTTTTAGGCGGCTGCGCCAGTGAAAAATCACGTGCTGTGCAAACTGAAGCCGTAAAATCGGCACAAATTCCATATAGCGGCGTTAAAATGTCAGTTTCTGTTGGAAGATTCAGTAATCAATCAAGCTATAACAACGGCATTTTTTCAGACGGCGAAGATCGCCTTGGAAATCAAGCGCAAACCATTTTAATTTCAAACTTGCAACAAAGCGGACGTTTTTCCGTAATGGACCGCACAAATATGCGTGCTCTTCGTGAAGAAGCGACTATTTCTAAAAAAGCGCAAAATTTAAAAGGTGCAAATTATGTAGTAACAGGTGATATCGTTGAGTTTGGACGTAAAACTACAGGCGATCATCAACTTTTTGGAATTTTAGGACGCGGAAAAACTCAAACAGCTTATTCAAAAGTAACTCTAAATTTAGTAAATGTCACAACCAGTGAAGTTGTATTTACTGCAAGCGGTGCCGGGGAATACGAATTATCAAACCGTGAAGTTATCGGCTTTGGAGGAACTGCAGGATACGATTCGACATTAAACGGCAAAGTGCTTTCTCTTGCCATAAGAGAAGCTGTGGATAATCTGGCTGTCGGCGTAGAAAATAGCGGACTTTTGAAATAA
- a CDS encoding DUF4810 domain-containing protein — MKKLFLVIFAVIFMAGCAGNSRQAMYYHGDFNRVLYEYFNETGDINEQIADLENVVQKAYEKNMSVAPGIYAHLGLLYNNIGNLQKSDFYFTKEVENYPESANFVTFLKNHKNQKRNRK; from the coding sequence TTGAAAAAACTGTTTTTAGTAATTTTTGCCGTGATTTTTATGGCCGGCTGCGCAGGAAATTCGCGTCAAGCTATGTATTATCATGGTGATTTTAATAGAGTTTTATATGAATATTTCAATGAAACCGGCGATATAAACGAACAAATCGCGGATCTTGAAAATGTAGTACAAAAAGCTTATGAAAAAAATATGTCTGTAGCTCCAGGAATTTACGCTCATCTTGGACTTTTGTATAATAATATCGGCAATTTACAAAAATCTGATTTTTATTTTACAAAAGAGGTTGAAAATTACCCTGAAAGCGCAAATTTTGTTACGTTTTTAAAAAATCATAAAAACCAAAAAAGGAACAGAAAATGA
- a CDS encoding DUF799 domain-containing protein: protein MKNFKILIPAFLALFFAGCAQPKVYDYSALQSAKPKSILVLMPTNETTEVKGAAAVLANSVAPLSEAGYYVFSPALVNDTFKANGVYEADDIAKISLDKLRDIFGADAILYLHIDRYGANYKLINSSTEVGVNATLKDAKTGATLWQKYFLAVQNSNDSSSGGLGGLLANVIIAAIAQVANDVGDAAYDLSGPAMFSLLGQNCNDCLLYGPKSPYFGQDKQLAK, encoded by the coding sequence ATGAAAAATTTTAAAATTTTAATCCCTGCTTTTTTGGCACTGTTTTTTGCAGGTTGTGCACAACCTAAAGTTTATGATTACAGCGCGCTTCAAAGCGCAAAACCGAAATCTATTTTAGTTTTAATGCCTACAAATGAAACAACTGAAGTAAAAGGAGCGGCCGCTGTTTTGGCAAATTCTGTAGCGCCGTTATCGGAAGCCGGATATTATGTATTTTCACCTGCACTTGTAAATGATACTTTTAAAGCAAACGGCGTTTATGAAGCTGATGATATAGCTAAAATTTCACTTGATAAACTACGCGATATTTTCGGCGCGGATGCCATTTTATATCTTCATATAGATAGATACGGCGCAAACTATAAATTGATAAACAGCTCAACTGAAGTCGGTGTAAATGCTACACTGAAAGATGCAAAAACAGGCGCAACTTTATGGCAAAAATATTTTCTTGCCGTTCAAAACTCAAATGACAGCAGTAGCGGCGGACTGGGCGGACTTTTAGCCAATGTAATAATAGCTGCAATAGCTCAGGTTGCAAACGATGTAGGAGATGCAGCTTATGATTTAAGTGGTCCTGCTATGTTTTCATTGTTAGGACAAAATTGCAACGATTGCCTGCTTTACGGTCCGAAATCTCCATATTTTGGGCAAGATAAACAACTGGCAAAATAA
- the traT gene encoding complement resistance protein TraT has protein sequence MKNLNTLFFALFIILFLDACAGKNSQNLGVVELSQPVFISEFPTDKTAFVNFTNTSNFDSNLTKALSFNLQKAGYKLSDEKAANFVIKGNLNYFRRKIVKDPNPFYGSVGFGFGGYRYSGIGVGMGFPVYFNDDDYDYRTNSYIYDAQVSLLIRIKNNGNTKDYTTNLNYQTGRNLNGTSSITDEFNAQISKIILQILKTE, from the coding sequence ATGAAAAACTTAAACACTTTATTTTTTGCTCTTTTTATTATTTTGTTTTTAGATGCATGCGCTGGCAAAAATTCTCAAAATCTTGGCGTTGTGGAGTTGTCTCAACCTGTTTTTATAAGCGAATTTCCAACCGATAAAACCGCTTTTGTAAATTTTACAAATACAAGCAATTTTGATTCCAATTTAACAAAAGCTTTAAGTTTTAACTTACAGAAAGCAGGTTACAAATTAAGCGATGAAAAAGCGGCAAATTTTGTAATTAAAGGAAATTTAAACTATTTTCGCCGTAAAATCGTAAAAGACCCGAATCCGTTTTACGGCTCGGTCGGCTTCGGCTTTGGCGGATACAGATACAGCGGAATTGGAGTCGGTATGGGATTTCCTGTGTATTTTAACGATGACGACTACGACTACCGCACAAACAGCTACATTTACGACGCGCAGGTTTCACTTCTTATACGCATAAAAAATAATGGAAATACAAAAGATTACACAACAAATTTAAATTATCAAACAGGGCGGAATTTAAACGGAACAAGCTCTATAACAGACGAATTTAACGCACAAATTTCAAAAATTATTTTACAAATTTTAAAAACTGAATAA